In Brevibacterium zhoupengii, the following are encoded in one genomic region:
- a CDS encoding alpha/beta fold hydrolase — MRIAVHPLNDNPGSPAIVFGNALGTRVSLWAAVAARLADDYQIYLSDLPGHTHPRTDDGADFTVSDLAAGLVTSLAELGVEKFTYCGVSISGGIGLTLALDHPDSLNGLVACSTAAKFGTAETWAERIKDVEEDGTRGQLDDTADRWFAAGFLTEDISSGPAILTDLAMVDDAAYLACARALTQYDLTGRLEAITTPTLFIAGAQDPGSTPEAMTDLSAQVPDSTIVVIPDAAHLPMAEHPDIVFDHIEAFLSRV, encoded by the coding sequence TTGCGCATTGCAGTCCACCCTCTCAACGACAATCCGGGTTCACCGGCCATCGTCTTCGGAAACGCCCTCGGTACGCGAGTCTCCCTGTGGGCGGCGGTCGCGGCTCGACTGGCCGACGACTATCAGATCTACCTCTCCGACCTGCCCGGCCACACGCATCCTCGGACCGATGACGGTGCGGACTTCACGGTCTCCGATCTCGCAGCCGGACTCGTCACCAGCCTGGCTGAACTGGGTGTGGAGAAATTCACCTACTGCGGAGTATCGATTTCCGGCGGGATCGGCCTGACCCTGGCGCTTGACCACCCCGACTCACTGAACGGCCTCGTCGCCTGCTCGACCGCAGCGAAGTTCGGCACCGCCGAAACCTGGGCCGAACGCATCAAGGACGTCGAGGAGGACGGCACACGCGGTCAGCTCGACGACACCGCCGACCGGTGGTTCGCTGCGGGCTTCCTCACCGAGGACATCTCATCGGGACCTGCGATCCTCACCGACCTCGCCATGGTCGACGATGCCGCCTACCTCGCCTGCGCGCGGGCGCTGACCCAGTACGACCTGACCGGCCGGCTCGAGGCGATCACCACACCGACCCTGTTCATCGCCGGAGCACAGGATCCCGGCTCCACCCCGGAAGCGATGACCGACCTCTCTGCGCAGGTGCCCGACTCCACGATCGTCGTCATCCCCGACGCCGCCCACCTGCCCATGGCCGAACACCCGGACATCGTCTTCGACCACATCGAGGCGTTCTTGAGTAGGGTGTAG
- a CDS encoding SLC13 family permease, with amino-acid sequence MTQEQHSRSDTSTDLRELSPGERAPGLSRQTVRIRWTGFLLGLILSTLVYAIMPDGVEHGAKLTAAVAVLMAVWWMTEALPIAATSLLPLVAFPVFGTEVEMDTVGASYGNPIIFLFLGGFLIALAMQRWNLHRRIALITLSIMGNKPGPMIAGFMIATGFVSMWVSNTATAVMMLPIGISVLMIVSKVVGGAITDAADTADSDTAGPAAKVPETGEEDSGLGAVVKSNFGTALMLGIAYSASIGSLGTIIGTPPNLFLVGYLKENHDISIGFGQWMLVGVPLAIVMMVIAWFLLVKVLYKPEIDEIPGGRELIRDELEKLGPMSTGEKLVLSMFILAAASWISLPLIFEEPPISDEGIAMVIGLLLFLIPGGANRGVRLLDWDTAEKLPWGVLLLFGGGLALSAQFSSSGLTEWIGKSTSGLGILPTVFIVAVFATIILFLTELTSNTATAATFVPVVGGVAMGLDLDPLLLTIPVALAATCAFMLPVATPPNAVAYGSGYVTVAQMVKGGLWLNVIGIVLITATVYLLAVPVFNIML; translated from the coding sequence ATGACTCAGGAACAGCACTCACGAAGCGACACCTCGACCGACCTCCGCGAACTGTCACCGGGTGAGAGAGCCCCTGGGCTGTCCAGACAGACGGTGCGCATCCGCTGGACCGGCTTCCTCCTCGGGCTCATCCTGTCCACCCTCGTCTACGCGATCATGCCGGACGGGGTCGAACACGGCGCCAAGCTGACGGCCGCCGTTGCCGTACTTATGGCGGTGTGGTGGATGACCGAGGCGCTGCCGATCGCTGCCACCTCCCTGCTGCCGCTTGTAGCTTTCCCCGTATTCGGCACCGAAGTCGAGATGGATACTGTCGGTGCGTCCTACGGCAACCCGATCATCTTCCTGTTCCTCGGCGGTTTCCTCATCGCTTTGGCCATGCAGCGCTGGAACCTGCACCGGCGAATCGCCCTCATCACCCTGTCCATCATGGGCAACAAGCCGGGACCGATGATTGCAGGCTTTATGATCGCCACCGGATTCGTCTCCATGTGGGTCTCGAACACCGCCACAGCGGTGATGATGCTGCCCATCGGCATCTCGGTGCTCATGATCGTGAGCAAGGTCGTCGGCGGCGCCATCACCGATGCGGCAGATACCGCGGACTCAGATACCGCGGGCCCGGCCGCGAAGGTGCCAGAGACCGGGGAGGAAGATTCCGGCCTCGGGGCGGTGGTGAAGTCCAACTTCGGCACCGCACTCATGCTCGGCATCGCCTATTCCGCCTCCATCGGGTCTCTGGGCACCATCATCGGCACACCGCCGAATCTCTTCCTCGTCGGCTACCTCAAAGAGAATCACGACATCTCCATCGGCTTCGGCCAGTGGATGCTCGTCGGTGTGCCGCTGGCGATCGTGATGATGGTCATCGCCTGGTTCCTCCTCGTCAAAGTGCTGTACAAGCCTGAAATCGATGAGATCCCAGGGGGTCGCGAGCTCATCCGCGACGAATTGGAGAAGCTCGGCCCGATGTCGACCGGCGAGAAGCTGGTTCTCAGCATGTTCATCCTCGCCGCCGCCAGCTGGATCTCACTGCCCTTGATCTTCGAAGAACCGCCGATCAGCGATGAGGGCATCGCCATGGTCATCGGCCTCCTTCTCTTCCTCATTCCCGGCGGAGCCAACCGCGGAGTTCGCCTCCTCGACTGGGACACCGCGGAGAAGCTGCCCTGGGGTGTGTTACTTCTCTTCGGCGGAGGCCTGGCCTTGTCCGCACAGTTCTCCTCCTCAGGACTGACCGAATGGATCGGCAAATCCACGAGCGGCCTGGGAATACTGCCGACGGTCTTCATCGTCGCGGTCTTCGCCACGATCATCCTGTTCCTCACGGAGCTGACCTCGAACACCGCGACCGCAGCCACCTTCGTCCCCGTTGTCGGTGGCGTGGCGATGGGGCTCGACCTCGACCCGCTTCTTCTGACCATCCCGGTGGCTCTGGCTGCGACCTGCGCCTTCATGCTTCCGGTGGCAACACCACCCAACGCCGTTGCCTACGGTTCGGGATACGTGACGGTGGCGCAGATGGTCAAGGGCGGACTGTGGCTCAACGTCATCGGAATCGTCCTTATCACGGCCACCGTGTATCTGCTGGCCGTACCAGTATTCAACATCATGCTCTGA
- a CDS encoding NADH:flavin oxidoreductase/NADH oxidase, with the protein MTHLFSPMTLRGTEIANRIWLAPMCQYSCESEDGMPSTWHLVHLGARAQGGFGLILTEASAVLPEGRISPQDAGIWNDDQAEAWSSITDFVHSQGSRIGVQLAHAGRKASTYRPFEGNPRGSVPESEGGWPTLGASAIAYPGYEAPEEMTKDDIAEVVEAFAAAAVRAIDVGFDLVELHAAHGYLLHSFLSPLSNERTDEYGGDLAGRSRILIETYQAVRAAVGEDVPVFVRLSASEWREGGFDIAEAVEVSHNLKGHGVDLIDVSSGGNFPVKIPVGPGYQVPLSAAIRAEGVSTGTVGLITDPEQAETILASAQADAIFLARAALREPAWPQRAAHDLGVEPGPYPPQYTRGAW; encoded by the coding sequence ATGACTCATCTCTTCTCACCCATGACATTGCGCGGCACCGAGATCGCCAATCGCATCTGGCTCGCCCCGATGTGCCAGTACTCCTGCGAGTCCGAAGACGGGATGCCCAGCACCTGGCATCTCGTTCATCTGGGGGCGCGTGCCCAGGGCGGGTTCGGACTCATCCTCACCGAAGCCTCCGCTGTCCTGCCCGAGGGTCGGATCTCGCCCCAGGACGCTGGCATCTGGAATGACGATCAGGCAGAGGCCTGGTCCTCCATTACCGACTTCGTCCATTCACAGGGCAGCCGGATCGGTGTGCAGCTGGCACACGCAGGCCGCAAGGCGAGCACCTACCGTCCCTTCGAGGGCAACCCTCGGGGCAGCGTCCCCGAATCCGAGGGCGGTTGGCCCACCCTCGGCGCCAGTGCGATCGCCTACCCCGGATATGAGGCCCCGGAAGAGATGACGAAGGACGATATCGCCGAGGTGGTCGAGGCCTTCGCTGCGGCCGCCGTCCGAGCCATCGATGTCGGGTTCGACCTCGTCGAACTCCATGCCGCCCACGGTTACCTGCTCCACTCGTTCCTGTCTCCGCTGTCGAATGAACGCACCGATGAGTACGGCGGAGACCTTGCCGGACGTTCGCGAATTCTGATCGAGACCTACCAGGCCGTGCGCGCCGCAGTGGGGGAGGACGTGCCCGTATTCGTCCGCCTCTCTGCCAGTGAGTGGCGCGAAGGCGGTTTCGACATCGCCGAGGCGGTTGAGGTCTCACATAACCTCAAGGGCCACGGTGTCGACCTCATCGACGTCTCCTCCGGAGGCAACTTCCCCGTCAAGATTCCCGTCGGCCCCGGCTACCAGGTGCCGCTGTCTGCAGCGATCCGGGCAGAAGGCGTGAGCACCGGAACTGTCGGCCTCATCACCGACCCAGAACAGGCGGAGACGATCCTGGCCTCTGCACAGGCGGACGCGATCTTCCTGGCCAGGGCGGCGCTGCGTGAACCAGCGTGGCCGCAGAGAGCAGCCCACGATCTCGGAGTCGAACCGGGACCGTACCCACCGCAGTACACACGAGGAGCATGGTGA
- a CDS encoding MBL fold metallo-hydrolase, producing MTKTIETEHVVIRSIAVSDMANNVYLITAKESGAQVLIDAADDADAITALIASGGEDTSAEPILEAIITTHQHWDHIRALPATSAAFPDAMTIAGSADAEAITSAEGVEIARSVDHLDVGDFGGFVLQAIGLRGHTPGSIALLLRDGGETILFSGDSLFPGGPGKTWSPQDFTSLMGDLEERVFDQLPDETRVLPGHGDATTLGEERPKLSEWRERGW from the coding sequence ATGACGAAGACCATTGAGACCGAACACGTCGTCATCCGCAGCATCGCGGTGTCCGACATGGCCAACAACGTCTACCTCATCACGGCCAAGGAGTCGGGGGCACAGGTGCTCATCGATGCCGCCGACGATGCTGACGCGATCACAGCACTGATCGCCTCCGGTGGCGAAGACACCTCCGCGGAACCGATCCTGGAGGCGATCATCACGACACACCAGCATTGGGATCATATTCGGGCACTGCCGGCCACCTCGGCGGCGTTCCCTGATGCGATGACGATCGCCGGCAGCGCCGATGCTGAGGCGATCACCTCGGCCGAAGGGGTCGAGATCGCTCGCTCCGTCGACCACCTCGACGTCGGCGACTTCGGAGGGTTCGTCCTGCAGGCGATCGGCCTGCGCGGGCACACGCCCGGCTCGATCGCTCTGCTGCTGCGCGATGGGGGAGAGACCATCCTGTTCTCCGGTGATTCTCTGTTCCCCGGGGGACCGGGAAAGACTTGGAGCCCGCAGGACTTCACCTCACTCATGGGCGACCTGGAAGAGCGCGTCTTCGACCAGCTGCCCGACGAGACCCGAGTGCTGCCCGGACACGGTGATGCCACCACATTGGGCGAGGAGCGCCCGAAGCTGAGCGAATGGCGTGAACGCGGCTGGTGA
- a CDS encoding ABC transporter family substrate-binding protein: MNKRFLAAGASVAAAAMVLTACTPPGGGDDEKSSEKSSVNIGWNESFRSMNTLTANGNATSNAILTYMMNDNFGYYDGELEVQDGSLGKVEQVSEDPLKVKYTFNDDAKWSDGTPVDAADLALTWAGTSANFNTVEQNNADDGSVKENDAKTVYFDSSTAGSALVKDFPEISEDGKEITLTYSKPYADWQTEFGVGADGVGVPAHIVAKKALGVDDAAKGKQAILDAIKDKDTKKLSKISNMWNTGFDFTSMPKDKDLLVHNGPYKMTKFEEGQYVTLELDDKYTGPVKPKVDTVTVRYNGDPMAMIQAIENGEVDMTQPQATADVLSAAEDLDGVTVDAADGATYEHVDFTFDNKGPFDPEANGGDKEKAKKVRQAFLKTVPRKDIVEKIIKPLNDKAVTRDSYSQVPGSPMYDAITKENGVADATDVDIDAAKKLLKEAGADAPKVRVMYDNTNSRRQQEFQLIKESAEKAGFKIEDVGDVNWGTRLGDGTYDVSLFGWQSEGTGVTENDANFRTGAQNNYGGYSSKKMDKILDKLLVSKEEDQEKLLVDMEKQLSEDAFGAPIFQFPELTIYRDKVKNVKSTAVSPTMFWNYWEWETN; the protein is encoded by the coding sequence GTGAACAAGCGCTTCCTCGCGGCCGGAGCCTCAGTTGCCGCAGCAGCAATGGTGCTCACTGCGTGCACACCCCCCGGTGGCGGAGACGATGAGAAGTCGTCAGAGAAATCAAGCGTCAATATCGGATGGAACGAATCCTTCCGTTCGATGAACACATTGACGGCTAACGGCAACGCCACATCGAACGCCATTCTCACCTACATGATGAATGACAACTTCGGGTACTACGACGGCGAGCTCGAGGTCCAGGACGGATCTCTGGGCAAGGTCGAGCAGGTCTCCGAAGACCCTCTGAAGGTCAAGTACACCTTCAATGACGACGCCAAATGGTCCGATGGAACCCCGGTCGACGCAGCCGACTTGGCTCTGACCTGGGCCGGCACCTCGGCGAACTTCAACACCGTCGAGCAGAACAACGCTGATGACGGATCGGTCAAGGAGAACGACGCGAAGACCGTCTACTTCGACTCATCCACCGCAGGTTCCGCACTCGTCAAGGACTTCCCGGAGATCTCCGAAGACGGCAAGGAGATCACCCTCACCTACTCCAAGCCCTATGCTGACTGGCAGACCGAGTTCGGCGTCGGTGCCGATGGTGTCGGTGTTCCCGCGCATATCGTGGCGAAGAAGGCGCTCGGCGTCGACGACGCGGCGAAGGGCAAGCAGGCCATCCTCGACGCGATCAAGGACAAGGACACCAAGAAGCTGTCCAAGATCTCAAACATGTGGAACACAGGCTTCGACTTCACCTCGATGCCCAAGGACAAAGACCTCCTCGTCCACAACGGTCCGTACAAGATGACCAAATTCGAAGAGGGTCAGTACGTCACTCTCGAGCTCGACGACAAGTACACAGGTCCGGTCAAGCCGAAGGTCGACACCGTCACGGTTCGCTACAACGGCGATCCGATGGCCATGATCCAGGCAATCGAAAACGGCGAGGTCGACATGACCCAGCCACAGGCCACGGCCGACGTCCTCTCTGCAGCTGAAGACCTCGACGGCGTCACCGTCGACGCGGCAGACGGCGCAACCTACGAGCACGTGGACTTCACCTTCGACAACAAGGGTCCCTTCGACCCCGAGGCCAACGGCGGCGACAAGGAGAAGGCGAAGAAGGTTCGACAGGCCTTCCTCAAGACCGTTCCTCGTAAGGACATCGTCGAGAAGATCATCAAGCCGCTCAACGACAAGGCCGTCACCCGCGACTCCTACTCGCAGGTTCCCGGTTCGCCGATGTACGACGCGATCACCAAGGAAAACGGCGTTGCCGACGCCACCGATGTCGATATCGACGCAGCGAAGAAGCTCCTCAAGGAAGCTGGCGCAGACGCGCCCAAGGTTCGCGTGATGTACGACAACACGAACTCGCGCCGTCAGCAGGAGTTCCAGCTGATCAAGGAATCGGCTGAGAAGGCCGGCTTCAAGATCGAAGACGTCGGAGACGTCAACTGGGGCACCCGCCTCGGCGATGGCACCTACGATGTCTCGCTGTTCGGTTGGCAGTCCGAGGGCACCGGTGTGACTGAGAACGATGCGAACTTCCGCACCGGCGCTCAGAACAACTACGGCGGCTACTCGAGCAAGAAGATGGACAAGATCCTCGACAAGCTCCTCGTGTCCAAGGAAGAGGATCAGGAGAAGCTGCTCGTCGACATGGAGAAGCAGCTGAGCGAGGACGCATTCGGTGCACCGATCTTCCAGTTCCCTGAGCTGACGATCTACCGCGACAAGGTCAAGAACGTGAAGTCCACGGCCGTGTCACCAACCATGTTCTGGAACTACTGGGAGTGGGAGACCAACTGA
- a CDS encoding ABC transporter permease, producing MTRFILRRLLSTALVLLVVTFILYLLLNVALDFFWDLRSSTSPNIEALYESRRRLLDLDTPAIVRYFKWLAGVGGCVVGQCDFGIAWKSGQEVTSQLQGAIVNTVKLITASTIVAIVLGIAVGMVSAIRQYSGFDYFITFVSFLLYSLPVFWVAVLLKQYGAIEINNFINDPTLSSWVPIILVCIAMGLFWMGALGGSRKRRLITFLAATVITFATIYYILASGWLQHPSIGIVGIVVIGLGAAVVMTFLSTGLKNKRVLYASVAMAVIGALLYMPLQYLFYYQEMNWLWMFGLLIVTIGVAVGVGLAFRGPDPWDTVRTTFFTGIIIAVLIFADRVLQGWGDYSDQPAINNRPIATIGASTPNLEGDFWIANLDTFTHLLLPSIALILISFASYTRYTRGSMLEVMGQDYIRTARAKGLNERTVVMRHALRNALLPLASIIPVDIITMIGGAVITETIFGWNGMGKLFIDSMRQSELDPIMAYILITGLLAIIANLVADFLYAVLDPRIRVNA from the coding sequence ATGACAAGATTCATCCTCAGACGACTACTCTCGACGGCACTCGTGCTCCTGGTCGTGACGTTTATCCTCTACCTCTTGCTCAATGTCGCCCTCGACTTCTTCTGGGATCTGCGTTCGAGCACCTCACCCAACATCGAGGCACTCTACGAGTCCCGTCGCAGACTCCTCGACCTCGACACCCCTGCAATCGTGCGCTACTTCAAGTGGCTGGCCGGTGTGGGCGGCTGCGTGGTCGGACAATGCGACTTCGGCATCGCCTGGAAGTCGGGCCAAGAGGTCACCTCGCAGCTCCAGGGAGCGATCGTCAACACGGTCAAGCTCATCACCGCTTCGACGATCGTGGCCATCGTGCTCGGCATCGCAGTGGGAATGGTCTCAGCGATTCGCCAGTACTCGGGCTTCGACTACTTCATCACCTTCGTCTCGTTCCTCCTCTACTCGCTGCCTGTGTTCTGGGTCGCGGTTCTGCTCAAACAGTACGGCGCGATCGAGATCAACAACTTCATCAACGACCCGACGCTGAGCAGCTGGGTGCCGATCATCCTCGTCTGCATTGCGATGGGACTGTTCTGGATGGGTGCTCTGGGCGGCAGCCGTAAACGCAGACTCATCACCTTCCTCGCTGCCACGGTGATCACCTTCGCCACGATCTACTACATTCTGGCCAGCGGTTGGCTGCAGCACCCGAGCATCGGCATCGTGGGAATCGTCGTCATCGGCCTCGGCGCTGCCGTTGTCATGACCTTCCTGTCGACGGGCCTGAAGAACAAGCGAGTCCTGTACGCCTCGGTCGCGATGGCCGTCATCGGAGCGCTGCTCTATATGCCGCTGCAGTATCTCTTCTACTACCAGGAGATGAACTGGCTGTGGATGTTCGGACTTCTCATCGTGACTATCGGTGTGGCCGTCGGTGTCGGTTTGGCCTTCCGAGGTCCCGATCCCTGGGACACGGTGCGCACCACCTTCTTCACGGGCATCATCATCGCCGTGCTCATCTTTGCCGACCGTGTGTTGCAGGGATGGGGAGACTACTCCGACCAGCCTGCGATCAACAACCGTCCGATCGCGACGATCGGCGCATCGACGCCGAACCTCGAAGGCGACTTCTGGATAGCCAACCTTGACACGTTCACTCACCTCCTCCTGCCGTCGATCGCCCTGATCCTCATCTCGTTCGCTTCATACACCCGCTACACCCGCGGGTCGATGCTCGAGGTCATGGGGCAGGACTACATCCGCACGGCACGGGCGAAGGGCCTCAACGAGCGTACTGTCGTCATGCGCCACGCACTGCGCAACGCTCTGCTGCCGTTGGCATCGATCATTCCCGTCGACATCATCACCATGATCGGCGGTGCCGTCATCACGGAGACGATCTTCGGCTGGAACGGTATGGGCAAGCTCTTCATCGATTCGATGAGACAGTCCGAACTCGATCCGATCATGGCCTACATCCTCATCACCGGCCTGCTCGCCATCATCGCCAACCTCGTCGCGGACTTCCTCTACGCAGTTCTCGACCCCAGAATCCGAGTGAACGCATGA
- a CDS encoding ABC transporter permease — protein sequence MSTNNDNQNALAPDEVGDNAIEAKETEGLSQGKIVFRKFLRHKGAMISIGVFAFVALFAFSSVGFGPIPGWWIFNHTASGPIVNAGGAPTWSFSNFFSLGEHPFGQDEIGRDNFARVMKGTQISIIVMIIIGLVCLVIGTIVGAVAGYYRGWIDSLLMRITDGFIILPVIVIGSILGKMVGGANGPLLGLALGAILWTGLARLVRGDFMSLREREFVDSARVAGASDFRIMFKHMLPNAMGVIIVNTTLVMSQAIVLEAALSYLGFGIQSPGISLGQLISEYQTSFATRPWLFWWPGLFIIVIALCVNFIGDGLRDAFDPRMKTIPSWRKMKKAERMTQKNAANTTQKEEAK from the coding sequence ATGAGTACCAACAACGATAATCAGAATGCTCTCGCCCCCGACGAGGTCGGGGACAATGCGATCGAAGCCAAGGAAACTGAAGGTCTGTCCCAGGGCAAGATCGTCTTCCGAAAGTTCCTCCGCCACAAGGGTGCGATGATCAGCATCGGCGTCTTTGCCTTCGTCGCCCTCTTCGCCTTCTCATCGGTGGGCTTCGGCCCGATCCCGGGGTGGTGGATCTTCAACCACACCGCCTCGGGCCCAATCGTCAACGCCGGAGGCGCGCCGACTTGGTCGTTCTCGAACTTCTTCTCGCTGGGGGAGCACCCCTTCGGGCAGGATGAGATCGGCCGTGACAACTTCGCCCGTGTGATGAAGGGGACGCAGATCTCCATTATCGTCATGATCATCATCGGCCTGGTCTGCCTTGTCATCGGCACAATTGTGGGTGCAGTCGCCGGATACTACCGCGGCTGGATCGATTCCCTGCTGATGCGCATCACGGACGGCTTCATCATCCTGCCCGTCATCGTCATCGGTTCCATCCTCGGCAAAATGGTCGGAGGCGCGAACGGGCCGCTGCTCGGCCTGGCCTTGGGAGCGATTCTGTGGACCGGCCTGGCACGACTCGTCCGCGGTGACTTCATGTCCCTGCGTGAACGCGAATTCGTCGACTCAGCTCGCGTGGCCGGAGCCAGCGACTTCCGCATCATGTTCAAGCACATGCTGCCCAACGCCATGGGCGTCATCATCGTCAATACGACTCTGGTGATGAGCCAGGCGATCGTGCTCGAAGCCGCACTCAGCTACCTCGGCTTCGGCATCCAGTCGCCCGGCATCTCCCTGGGCCAGCTCATCAGCGAATACCAGACCTCATTCGCGACCCGTCCGTGGCTGTTTTGGTGGCCAGGCCTGTTCATCATCGTCATTGCTCTGTGTGTGAACTTCATCGGCGACGGTCTGCGCGATGCGTTTGATCCCCGGATGAAGACCATTCCGAGCTGGAGGAAGATGAAGAAGGCCGAGCGCATGACCCAGAAGAATGCGGCGAACACGACGCAGAAAGAGGAGGCGAAGTGA
- a CDS encoding ABC transporter ATP-binding protein gives MTEQTSTAKSPVLDVKDLGVNFWVNDEWWMAAEDLNYTVNAGEVLAIVGESGSGKSQSSMSLLGLLPSNGRATGSAKMGGTELIGMPPEKMQQIRGNEISVIFQEPMTALNPVYTAGFQIVETLRVHLDVGPTEAKERALELMRLVEIPDPEERFHSFPHQLSGGQRQRIMIAQALACQPKLLIADEPTTALDVTVQAEILKLMRELKSKLDAGIILITHDMGVVADMADRMIVMKAGRVVESGNAEEIFYNPQHPYTKQLLEAVPHLGTGIEGEAFGADLAGVEDSAVVHESEASHGTADDVTTGGNDGGAHPPKSALSPMVNEGGADRVSGLAEAAEAAGESKHANDIEMDSTETYYHPGSQADFSKPSALQLRDAAIEYPAIGRKKAFRAAHHINLMIAPGEVVGLVGESGSGKTTIGRAALGLLPTVEGDMVVNGKSIKGLSNKAMRPLRKEVGIVFQDPGSSLNPRLPVGESIGEPLYLHEGMKGPALSKRVEELLTAVELPTSMRNRYPHELSGGQRQRIGIARALTLRPKLLIADEPTSALDVSVQAKVLDLFEGLQQEYGFACLFISHDLAVIERIASRIAVMRHGYLVEIGKSSQVVANPVHPYTQRLLSAVPVPDPREQRKRREARDAVLEATANA, from the coding sequence ATGACTGAACAGACAAGCACAGCCAAATCACCGGTCCTCGACGTCAAAGACCTGGGGGTGAACTTTTGGGTCAACGACGAATGGTGGATGGCCGCCGAAGATCTCAACTACACAGTCAACGCCGGTGAAGTGCTGGCGATCGTAGGAGAATCAGGCTCCGGCAAATCACAGTCGAGCATGTCACTGCTCGGTCTGCTGCCCAGCAACGGCCGGGCCACTGGCTCGGCGAAGATGGGCGGAACCGAACTCATCGGCATGCCGCCGGAGAAGATGCAGCAGATCCGTGGAAACGAGATCTCGGTCATCTTCCAGGAGCCGATGACCGCACTCAACCCGGTCTATACTGCTGGCTTCCAGATCGTGGAGACGCTGCGCGTCCACCTCGACGTCGGTCCCACCGAAGCCAAAGAACGCGCTCTCGAGCTCATGCGTCTTGTCGAGATCCCGGACCCGGAGGAACGGTTCCATTCGTTCCCCCACCAGCTTTCGGGTGGGCAGCGTCAGCGCATCATGATCGCTCAGGCCCTGGCCTGCCAACCCAAGCTGCTCATCGCCGATGAGCCGACGACGGCACTGGACGTCACCGTCCAGGCCGAGATCCTCAAGCTCATGCGTGAGCTGAAGTCGAAGCTCGATGCCGGCATCATCCTCATCACCCACGACATGGGTGTGGTCGCCGATATGGCTGATCGCATGATTGTGATGAAGGCCGGGCGCGTCGTCGAATCGGGCAATGCGGAAGAGATCTTCTACAACCCGCAGCACCCGTACACGAAGCAGCTCCTCGAAGCCGTGCCGCACCTGGGCACAGGCATTGAGGGAGAGGCCTTCGGTGCCGACCTCGCCGGTGTCGAGGACTCGGCTGTCGTCCACGAATCGGAAGCCTCCCACGGCACCGCCGATGACGTCACGACGGGCGGCAACGACGGTGGAGCACACCCGCCGAAGTCGGCTCTCAGTCCGATGGTGAACGAAGGGGGAGCAGACCGGGTCTCGGGCCTGGCCGAAGCCGCGGAGGCAGCTGGGGAGTCCAAGCATGCCAACGACATCGAGATGGACTCCACGGAGACCTACTACCATCCCGGTTCTCAGGCTGACTTCTCGAAGCCTTCTGCTCTGCAGCTGCGTGATGCTGCTATCGAATATCCGGCGATCGGGCGGAAGAAGGCGTTCCGCGCCGCACACCACATCAATCTGATGATCGCTCCCGGAGAGGTCGTGGGGTTGGTCGGTGAGTCCGGTTCGGGAAAGACGACGATCGGTCGCGCCGCTTTGGGACTCCTGCCCACTGTCGAGGGCGATATGGTCGTCAACGGCAAGAGCATCAAGGGTTTGAGCAACAAGGCGATGCGACCGCTGCGCAAGGAAGTCGGGATCGTGTTCCAGGACCCCGGTTCCTCGCTCAACCCGCGGCTGCCGGTCGGTGAGTCCATCGGCGAGCCTCTCTATCTCCATGAGGGGATGAAGGGGCCAGCGCTGAGCAAGCGTGTCGAGGAGCTGCTCACCGCGGTCGAGTTGCCCACGTCGATGCGCAACCGCTATCCGCACGAGCTCTCGGGCGGTCAGCGGCAGCGTATCGGCATCGCCCGGGCGCTGACTCTGCGGCCGAAGCTGCTCATCGCCGATGAGCCGACATCGGCCCTCGACGTTTCGGTGCAGGCCAAGGTCCTCGACCTCTTCGAGGGTCTGCAGCAGGAATACGGATTCGCGTGTCTGTTCATCAGCCACGACCTGGCAGTCATTGAACGCATCGCCTCCCGCATCGCCGTGATGCGTCACGGGTACCTGGTCGAGATCGGTAAGAGTTCGCAGGTCGTGGCCAACCCGGTCCATCCCTACACCCAGCGGCTGCTGTCCGCCGTTCCGGTTCCTGACCCGCGCGAACAGCGTAAGCGACGCGAGGCCAGGGACGCTGTCCTGGAGGCCACAGCCAACGCCTGA